A genome region from Gloeocapsopsis sp. IPPAS B-1203 includes the following:
- the hemB gene encoding porphobilinogen synthase — protein sequence MTSQIVPTQEISITTDTSMIRPRRLRRTPALRRMVRETQLSVNDLIYPLFVMEGEGKIEIPSMPGCYRYSLDLLLEEVAQAYQLGINAIALFPVISEGKKDDIGSESYNPEGLVQQTVKAIKQAVPEIVVITDVALDPFTTHGHDGLVGENGTILNDPTVEVLVKMALAQAAAGSDMVAPSDMMDGRIGAIRKALDAEGYINVGILAYSAKYASAYYGPFRDALDSAPQFGDKKTYQMDIANAREALKEVFLDVAEAADIVMVKPALAYMDIIHQVRNATHLPVAAYNVSGEYAMIKAAAQQGWIDEKQVILETLTSIKRAGADLILTYFAKEVALILAA from the coding sequence ATGACCTCACAAATTGTTCCAACTCAGGAAATCTCCATAACAACTGATACATCAATGATTCGTCCACGCCGCTTACGACGCACACCTGCACTACGGCGAATGGTACGCGAAACACAATTGAGTGTGAATGATTTGATTTATCCTCTGTTTGTGATGGAAGGGGAAGGTAAAATAGAAATTCCTTCAATGCCAGGATGCTACCGCTATTCCTTGGATTTGTTGCTAGAAGAAGTTGCACAAGCTTATCAGTTGGGGATAAATGCGATCGCTCTTTTTCCGGTCATTTCTGAAGGCAAGAAGGACGATATAGGTAGTGAAAGTTATAATCCAGAGGGCTTAGTACAGCAAACCGTTAAAGCAATTAAACAAGCTGTTCCAGAGATTGTTGTGATTACCGATGTTGCACTCGATCCTTTTACAACACACGGACATGATGGACTAGTTGGTGAAAATGGCACGATTCTTAACGATCCTACTGTAGAAGTGTTGGTGAAAATGGCACTAGCGCAAGCCGCAGCTGGTTCAGATATGGTTGCACCGTCAGATATGATGGATGGGCGGATAGGAGCGATTCGTAAAGCTTTAGATGCAGAAGGTTATATTAATGTCGGAATTCTGGCGTATTCTGCTAAGTATGCATCGGCTTATTATGGTCCATTTCGCGATGCGTTAGACTCTGCGCCTCAATTTGGAGATAAAAAAACTTATCAAATGGATATTGCTAATGCTAGAGAAGCTTTAAAGGAAGTTTTTCTCGATGTTGCAGAAGCTGCAGATATCGTCATGGTGAAACCTGCTTTAGCTTATATGGATATTATTCATCAAGTACGCAATGCAACTCATTTACCTGTGGCAGCATACAACGTTAGTGGAGAGTACGCCATGATTAAAGCCGCTGCACAACAAGGTTGGATTGATGAAAAGCAAGTTATTTTGGAAACTTTGACAAGTATTAAACGGGCGGGTGCAGATTTGATTTTGACGTATTTTGCTAAGGAAGTTGCTTTGATTTTAGCTGCGTGA